A stretch of Gopherus evgoodei ecotype Sinaloan lineage chromosome 19, rGopEvg1_v1.p, whole genome shotgun sequence DNA encodes these proteins:
- the C19H11orf53 gene encoding uncharacterized protein C11orf53 homolog: protein MANIKTRHHESLKFHLIDSIYSTYWLNSTHAYSLCLVPTDYGKRVYQGVRVKHTVKDLLAEKRSRQTSSSRFSGSASTSPSPFVQMSGSTAMSGYYGIRRSFMSDLDFHNTKPLSSDVYASSLGAKSFPCDSSAVQGYPPLLDPYFNEDYRSAAVTPSTGSLFSTSSLTPLLPPFPNDSAHYLIRDAWEQGLPDSLNQSDAMCSDSLQTLPTTTSCLTSHETGSTSQYRSSSWSSAIPGAQSYPLHAFEDVHYIPSYPATSSYSFSPFMTVANDLPPKMLHLSSEEPLDATSLHDNSSWAKEDGSPIWGTYECRRTY, encoded by the exons ATGGCCAACATAAAGACCCGACATCATGAAAGCCTCAAATTTCACCTTAT CGATTCCATTTATTCTACTTACTGGCTGAATTCTACTCACGCATACTCCCTTTGTTTAGTTCCTACAGACTACGGCAAACGAGTTTACCAGGGAGTGAGAGTAAAACACACAGTCAAAGATCTCCTTGCCGAAAAACGATCGAGACAGACCAGCAGCTCCCGATTCAGC GGCAGTGCCAGCACCTCCCCGTCTCCATTTGTCCAAATGTCAG GCTCCACTGCCATGTCTGGTTACTATGGAATTAGAAGATCGTTCATGTCTGATTTGGATttccacaacactaagccacttTCAAGTGATGTTTATGCTTCATCCCTGGGGGCAAAGTCCTTTCCGTGTGACTCCTCTGCCGTTCAAGGGTACCCGCCGCTACTGGACCCCTATTTCAACGAGGACTATCGCAGTGCTGCCGTAACACCCAGCACCGGCTCCCTTTTCAGCACCTCCTCGCtgacccctctcctgccccccttccccaatGACTCAGCACATTACTTAATA AGAGAtgcctgggagcagggcctgcctgACAGCCTCAACCAATCAGATGCCATGTGCTCAGATTCCCTACAGACCTTGCCCACAACTACCAGCTGCCTCACCTCTCACGAAACTGGAAGCACTTCCCAGTATAGAAGCTCAAGCTGGAGTTCTGCCATCCCAGGAGCCCAGTCCTACCCTTTGCATGCTTTTGAAGATGTGCACTACAtacccagttaccctgccaccTCGTCCTATTCCTTTTCACCATTTATGACTGTAGCGAATGACCTACCTCCCAAGATGCTCCACCTCTCATCAGAGGAACCCTTAGATGCAACCTCCCTTCATGACAACTCCTCTTGGGCAAAAGAAGACGGGAGTCCAATCTGGGGGACATATGAATGCCGAAGAACTTATTGA